From the Streptomyces sp. Sge12 genome, the window GTCCTCGCCGTCACCGCAGGGGAGGCAGGGACGGCGGCAGGTGCGGAGCCGCGGCTGTGGGACCTGGCCACGGGAGAGCCGGCCCCGGCCCCAGCGGCCGCCGCGGCCCTGTCCCAGGGCACGGAGGTGGGCGGGGTGTCCACCGCGACCGTGGTGCACGGACGCCTGGTGGCCGTCGGGCTCGACGGCGAGGAACCCCGCTTCATCGGCCCCCTGGCGCTCGCCCGCCAGAACGGCGCCCTGGCACGGCACCGGGCCCGCGAGACCGCGCTGCTCGACGGACGTACGGTCGCCCTCACGGCCGGAGCGGACGAGGACGGGACGCTGCGCATCTGGGACCTGGCGGACGACGGGCAGCAGCACGTGACCGGAATCCGGGTGATCCGGAGCGTCGGCGCCGGCGAGGCGGCCCCGGTCCTCCCGCACGAACCGGAGCGGGCCGGTGACCTCTGGCAACGCCTCTCCGGCCGCCCCACCGGGACCGGCAACGCTCCTGTGGCCGTCGTCGGCGGCAGCGGCGGCGATCGGATCGCCCTCACCGTGGAAGCGGACGGCACGGTGACCGTACGGGACCGCGCCACCGGCAGGCCCGTGGGACCGCCCCTGACCGGCCACACCGGAAAGGTCCACGACGTGGCCACCACGGCCCTGGCCGGCCGTCCGGTGGCCGTCACCGCGGGCGCCGACCACACGATCCGGACCTGGGACCTCACCCATGTCCAGGGCGACGGCCCGCCCCGCTCCGGGCACACCGGAACGGTGTGCGCCCTCACCACGGGCGTTCTCGACGGGACCCCGGTGGCCGTCACGGCGGGCGCCGACCACGCCGTGCGCGTCTGGGACCTGGCCGCAGGGCGGCCCGTCACGGCCCCCGTGACGGGCCTGGAGGGTGAGGTGACGGCCATGGTCACGGTGGTGGTCGACGGCCGGATGCTGGTCGTCACCGCCGGCTGCGGCGACGCGCTGGGCCTGCTGGACCCGGTCGGGGGACACCCCCACGAGAGCGTCACCACCGGGCAGGGCCGGGTGCTGGCCCTGGCCACGGCGACCCTGACCGGCCGGCCGGTGCTCGTCACGGCCGGCGCCGACCGCACCGTGGCCGTCTGGGACCCCGCCACCCGCCGGCCGGTCGGCGAGCCGCTCACCGGCCACTCCAGCCGGGTGACCTCCGTCGCGACCGTGGAGCTGGCGGGGCGGCCCGTCGCGGTCACCGGCAGCTGGGACAAGACCGTACGGGTGTGGGACCTCGCCGACGGGCGGCAGATCGGCGAACCGCTGACCGGGCACACCGACTGGGTGACCTCGGTGGCCACCGTGCTGGTCGACGGGAGGCCCGCCGCGGTCAGCCGGAGCCGGGACAAGACGGTGTGCCTGTGGGACCTGGCGGCCATGCGGCAGATCGGCGGGGCGCGGACCGCTCACGCGGACCCGAACGGGCCGATGGCCGTCACGGGCACGGGCACGGGCACGGGCGCGGGCGCGGGCGCCGGGCTGCCGGTGGTGGCCGTGGGCCAGGGACAGACCGTGCGCTGCTGGGACCTGGTCACCGGGGACGAGGCCGGGAACGAATACGTGCTGCCGCTCGCGGTGGGCGCGCTGGGGGCCGCGCCGGGCGGCCGGCTCGTGGTCGGCTTCGGCCCGGAGGTCGCGCTGCTGCGCCCGGCAGCGGATTGACTCAATCGGACCGTACCCCTCCGGTCGGTCGGGAGAATCTCAGGAGCAACAGGCGGTGATCGAACGTGCGGCGGGCTGCGAGTGAATTCGCGCCCGCCGTAAGGCGGTTCACCGATCCCCCCAGCACCGTGAGAGGTTCCACGATGACCACACACCGCGTCAGGCGCCACGCAGCCCGCGCGTTGACCATGACGGTGGCGGCCTGTGCCGTCGCCGCGGCGACCGTCCTTCCGGCAGCCGCCTCCGACCAGCCGACCCGGCAGCAGCTCATGGCCGACTGCGCCTCGGGCGCAGGCAAGTGCACGTTCAATGCGCCCCGGCTCGGTGAGGCGTAGCTCGGTGAGCTCCGCCAGGTGTCGAACTCGCTGTTCAACTGCAGCACGTCCGACTCCACCCAGTCGATGACCTGGGACGACACGGTGGGCTCCACCGATTCCCTGGGCGTCTCCGTCACTGCGGGAGGGAAGATAGCGGGCATCGTAGACCTGAGCGTAACGGCGAGTTACAGCCACAGTTGGTCGAGCAGTCACTCCGAGAGCAGCTCGCTCAATATGACGGTGAAGCCGGGCGAGGTGGGGTGGATCTCGCGCGCCCAGGTGATGCAGCGGGTCTCCGGCACCTGGCAGACCCACTACGACAGCCCTCAGTGGGACCACTACTACTGGTTCTTCCAGGACACGATCACCAGCCCGGCCAAGAACGGCACGGACGGCAAGAGCAACGCGGTGGTGGTGAAGACCCGCAAGATGACCGCCGCGGAGAAGCGATCCTGCACCGCCGAGGGCCACCAGGGCCGCACTTTCGTCGCACCCCGCTGACCCACCCCCCCTCTGCCCGGCCTCCCCACCCCCCCTATAGGGGCCAGGGGAGGCCGGGCTCGTTTCACCCGGCACCGACGCATACACGCTCGCCCCCGTCGGGCGCTTTTAGCCGATGTTTATGAGGGCGTCAAGCCCCGAGATTCCGGAACATGACCCGGGTATGGCCCCCGGGGCTTACTTGTGGTGCGGGCCTCACCGGAAACAAAACGAGGCAGACGGAAGAGACGGAAATCCTCACCGAGGACCACTTCTCCCCTTCATATCCGCACCTCCCGGAAATCCGGGCAGGTCACATATCCCTCTTCATTCGGTAGGAGAAAGTCATGAACCGCAAGATGCACACCAACAGCACTGTCCGTCCGACCCGTCGCGGCTTCCGCATTGCGACCCTGGCCGCTGCGGCTGCTGTCGTCACCGGTGGTGTCCTGCTCCCGGCGTCCATGGCCTCCGCGGCCCCCGTGGCCTCCCACGTGGCAACGGTCCTCCCGAACGCCGGAGGCGCCGGAGGTGACGGTGGCAAGGGCGGTACCGGCGGGCTCGTCGGTGGCGCCGGTGGTGCCGGTGGCTCCGGTGGCGGCAGCGTCACCGGTACCGGTGGCAAGGGCGGCAACGGTGGTACCGGTGGGGACGGCTTCCTGCTCGGTGGCGCCGGTGGCGGCGGCGGCGGGGGCGGCGAGGGCCGCATCGGTGGCGCCGGTGGTAACGGTGGCGACGGCGGCTTCGGCGTCCTCCAGGGCGGCAACGCCGGTGGCGGCGGCGGGGGCGGCGACGGCTTCCTCAAGGGCGGCAAGGGCGGCAACGGCGGTAACGGAGGCTTCGGCATCTTCAACGGCGGCAACGGCGGCAAGGCCGGAGACGGCGGCCTCGGCGGCCTGATCGGTGGCCTGGGCGGCAACGGTGGCGCCGGTGGCGGAAGCATCTTCTAAACCGCACACCGCAGTACCCGGCTCAACGGGTGGAGGCCTTCGGGCCTCCACCCTCCCCACCCCCTTCCCCTCTCTCATCCCCCCACCTCGGTATTTGCGGAAACGGAGAACCACGCCATGTTCACGAAGTCCTGGCAGCGTCCGATCATCCTGGTCACGGCCTCTCTGGCCCTCGTCGCCGGTACGGCGTGCGCCGCGCAGGCGTCGCAGCAGTCCCACACCCCCACCGGCATCAGCGCCTCGGCCCCGGCCGACCAGCCCGAGCACTGCATCGGCTTCGGCGCAGGCGGCAAGGGTGGAGAGGGCGGCAAGGGCGGCCGGGGCGGCGAGCCCGGTCAGCCGGGTGAGCCCGGACAGCCCGGCGGAGTGGGTTGCTTCAGGTTCGAGGACCTGCCCAACACGCCGAAGGCGGACCTGACGGTGGTGGACAAGGTGCGCATCGCACTCATCGTGCTGGCGGCCGACGACCCGGAAGAGATGACGAAGAAGATCGCCGACAAGTACAAGATCTCGGAAAAGCAGATCGACGACTGGAAGAAGTACTACGTCGACGGCGACTGGTTCGCACTGATGGCGGACAGCAACCGCCCCTGACGAAGCACGAAGCACGAAGCACGAAGCACGAAGGCGCACCGCGGCGCCCCGGCCTCCAGCAGGCCGGGGCGCCGACGACTCTCGGGGAACAGCCGGCCGGATCTGGATCGGGCCACCCGATACGGAAAAGCAATTACTGGGCAAGGGAGAATCTCATGCGTATGCGGTCCACGAAGTTTCGACTCGGTCTCGTCATTTCGGTCACGCTGATCGGTGCGGGTGCCATGGCACCGGTCGCCACGGCGGCGCCGGCTGCGGCCACCGCTCAGGTGGCCCCCGCGTACGCCGCCGGTGACTCCCATCCCGGCGGGGGCCGCTTCGACGGCAGGGCGGTCCTCGACAGCATCAAGGTCGGCAACGGCAGCGTCCGTGTCGGTGACCGGGTCTGTGCGGGCAACTGCAACGGAACGGTGAACGGCACCGCCGGCGGCAAGGGCGGCATCTGCGCCGGGCTCTGCAACGGGAGCGCCAACGGCGGCACCGGCACCACTGGCGTTCCGGGCGGCACGGGCGGCACCGGCGGCAAGGGCGGCATCTGCGCCGGCTCCTGCAAGGGAAGCTCCAACGGCGGGACCGGTGGCACCGGCGGGAACGCGCTGCCCGGCGGTGACGGCGGCAAGGGCGGCACCGGCGGCGAGGGCGGTATCTGCTTCGGCTTCGGCTGCGCCGTCACCGGCGGGGCCGGCGGCGCCGGCGGCTTCGACGACGACTGAGAGCCCACCGGCCGCCGCGACGGCCGGTACGACCACCACCGACAGCATCGCGCAGGTGACCGGCCCCCGACGGGGGGCCGGTCACCTGCGCGATGCGTCCGCGTGTCCCCGATCCACGGCGCGATCCACCCCCGGACCCGCGGCCGGGACCGGGCACACGGGTGGACCGGTCGATAGACTTCCAGGTAGGGAAACAGCGGCCCGCCGCGTCCGGCGGCGTCCTACGGCCCGGGGAGCGGGGCGTCCGATGAGCGAGGTCTCCAACCTCAGCGTGTACGCGGGGCGCGCCTCGGGCCTCATCGGGAAGCAGATCGCGGGCTACCGGGTGGAGCGCATGATCGGCCGCGGCGGCATGGCCGTCGTCTACTGCGCGAAGGACCTGCGGCTGGACCGTACGGTCGCGCTCAAGCTGATCGCCCCGGAACGCGCCCGGGACGAGACCTTCCGCCGCCGCTTCACCCACGAGTCACGGGTGGCCGCATCGATCGACCACCCGCACATCGTGCCCATCTTCGAAGCCGGTGAGACCGACGGCGTGCTCTACATCGCCATGCGCTACGTCTCCGGCCTGGACCTGCGCGCGCTGCTGGACCGGGAGGGCCCGCTGCCGGTCGCTACGGCGCTGCGCATCGCCGCCCAGGTGGCGTCCGCACTCGACGCGGCCCATGACCACGACCTGGTGCACCGGGACGTGAAACCCGGGAACATCCTGGTCGCCGCGGGCACCGACAGCGAGCACCCCGAGCACATCTACCTCACGGACTTCGGGCTGACGAAGAAGGCGCTGGCGCTCACCGGGTTCACCACGGACGGGGAGTTCGTCGGCACGCTCGACTACATGGCGCCGGAACAGATCTCCGGCAGACCGGTCGACGGCAGGTGCGATCTCTACAGCCTGGCGTGCGTCGTCTACGAGACCCTCGCCGGCGCGCCGCCCTTCCAGCGCGAGGAGGACGCGGCGCTGCTCTGGGCGCACCAGTACGACCCCCCGCCCCCCATCACGGAAAGGCGGCCGGGAATCGCTCCCGCCGCCGTCGACGTGCTGACCAAGGCCCTGTCGAAGATCCCCGAGGACCGCTACGGGTCCTGCCTCGAATTCGTGGCCGCGTTGCGCGTGGCCACGGGAGGAGGCGGCACCGGCCGTGGGGCCGATCCGCCTGCGCGGGAGAATTCCCGTCCCCCCGGTGCGCCGGGGAATTCCAGGCCCCCGAAGGAGCCCCCGGCCTGGGCCCGGCCGGTGTTCTACGGCCTGGCCGGCGGCCCGTAGGCCGCCCCGCCCGTTACGGGCGCTTGCGTTCCCGAGTGCGTCACAGCCCCATGGAGATGGCCATGCGGGTCATCTCGGCCGTGGTGTTGATGTTCAGCTTGGCGCGGATGCGGCGCAGGTAGGCGTCGACCGTGTGCTTCGAGAGTCCCATCTGGCGGGCCGTCTGCAGGTAGGTGCAGCCTGCGGCGATGTGTCGCAGTGCCTCCTGCTCGCGCGGGGCGAGCGCGGGGGCGGTGGCTTCGGTCTGCGCTTCGGTCTGCGGGGCGGTGAGAGTGAGACTCATGATTTCCTCCGACGGATCGGCCCGGTCATCACTGCTCACGTCCTCGGAAGCAGGGGACTCGTACCTGAATGTCGGTGTTTGTCCCTGTTAAAGAGCTTGTGGGCGCGACTTCATGGAGGTGTCCGTCGACTGTCACAGGCGCGTCACAGGGAACATTTCTGTGCATACCGCCCCGCCGTGTGGGCGTCCTCAGAACCCGGTGAGGGACTGCTCGGCCCAGATGGTCTTGCCGATGGCCGCGTGCCGGGTGCCCCAGCGCTGGGCGAGCTGGGCGACCAGCAGCAGACCCCGCCCGCCCTCGTCGAAGGTCCGGGCCCGCCGCATGTGCGGGGCGGTACTGCTCGCGTCCGAGACCTCGCAGATCAGGGTGCTGTTCTTCTCGTGGATCAGCCGCAGCTGGATGGGCGGCTGGCCGTACCGGATGGCATTGGTGACCAGCTCGCTGACCAGGAGCTCGGTGACGAAGGCGGCCTCCTCCAGACCCCAGGCCGTCAGCTGGTCGGTGGTCTGGCGCCGGGCCGTGGCGACGACGGAGGGGTCGGAGGGCAGGTCCCAGACGACGACCTGGTCGGCGTGCAGGCCCCGGGTCCGGGCCACGAGCAGGGCCACGTCGTCGTCGGGGCGGTGCGTCAGCATGGTCGTCAGCACCCGGTCGCAGACCGCGTCCAGGGTGTCCGCCGGTCGAACGAGAGCCGCGAACATGCTGTCCAGCGCCTCGTCGATGTCGTGGTCGCGCGGCTGGAGCAGACCGTCCGTGTACAGGGCGAGGATGCTGCCCTCGGGCAGCTCGACCTCGATCGTCTCGAAGGGCAGACCGCCCAGGCCCAGGGGCGGCCCGGCCGGGACGTCGAGCAGGTACACGGAGCCCTCCGGGGTGACCACGGCGGGTGGCGGGTGACCGGCCCGGGCGACCGTGCACCGGCGGATGACCGGGTCGTAGACCACGTAGAGACAGGTGGTGCCGATGCCCCCGGCCGTCTCCCCGCCGGCCTCCTGGTCGCCCTCGTCGGCGGACAGGTGGATGACGAGGTCGTCGAGGTGGGTGAGCAGCTCGTCGGGCCCCAGGTCCACGTCCGCGAGGGTGCGTACCGCGGTGCGCAGCCGGCCCATGGTGGCGGTGGCACGGATCCCGTGGCCGACGACATCGCCCACGACCAGGGCCACCCGGGCGCCGGACAGCGGGATCACGTCGAACCAGTCGCCGCCCACCCCGGCCTCGCCGGCGGCGGGCAGGTAGCGGGAGGCGATCTCCAGCGCCGCCTGATCGGGCAGGGTGTGCGGGAGCAGGCTGCGCTGCAGGGTCATGGTGGTGGTGTGCTCGCGGCCGGACCGGTACGCGTTGCGGATCCCGGCGGCCGCCCGGGCCGTGAGCTCCCCGGCCTCGCGCAGGTCCTCCGGGCGGAAGGGCTCCCGCCGCCGGTGGCGGCTGAAGACGGCCACACCGAGCGAGCCCCCGCCCGCCCGCATCGGCACCACCATGATCGAGTGGGCCCCGTACTCGCCGATCCAGGCGGCCCCCGGGTCCTCGGCCGCCCACCGGGCGAGAGCAGGGTCCGCCGCCCC encodes:
- a CDS encoding serine/threonine-protein kinase; the protein is MSEVSNLSVYAGRASGLIGKQIAGYRVERMIGRGGMAVVYCAKDLRLDRTVALKLIAPERARDETFRRRFTHESRVAASIDHPHIVPIFEAGETDGVLYIAMRYVSGLDLRALLDREGPLPVATALRIAAQVASALDAAHDHDLVHRDVKPGNILVAAGTDSEHPEHIYLTDFGLTKKALALTGFTTDGEFVGTLDYMAPEQISGRPVDGRCDLYSLACVVYETLAGAPPFQREEDAALLWAHQYDPPPPITERRPGIAPAAVDVLTKALSKIPEDRYGSCLEFVAALRVATGGGGTGRGADPPARENSRPPGAPGNSRPPKEPPAWARPVFYGLAGGP
- a CDS encoding WD40 repeat domain-containing protein, which produces MSETSAGAPDDVNAPLPDQRWTVQWADGPVPDHRRLRSLTGHSAPVRSVATAVVDGRAIVVSGSRDTTVRFWDLATGEQLHAPVTGRTDPVSSMTTGVLSVATAEADGRPVALTLHEDDSVLAWDLATGRAAGEFVRLVESTVLEGRRVLLTLGADGTLGAWDLLTGSRVGAFPSAAGLAVLEGRRVVLTVDDIAVDRTVRVWDLGTGEQLARSVEVERTLTLDGRVLAVTAGEAGTAAGAEPRLWDLATGEPAPAPAAAAALSQGTEVGGVSTATVVHGRLVAVGLDGEEPRFIGPLALARQNGALARHRARETALLDGRTVALTAGADEDGTLRIWDLADDGQQHVTGIRVIRSVGAGEAAPVLPHEPERAGDLWQRLSGRPTGTGNAPVAVVGGSGGDRIALTVEADGTVTVRDRATGRPVGPPLTGHTGKVHDVATTALAGRPVAVTAGADHTIRTWDLTHVQGDGPPRSGHTGTVCALTTGVLDGTPVAVTAGADHAVRVWDLAAGRPVTAPVTGLEGEVTAMVTVVVDGRMLVVTAGCGDALGLLDPVGGHPHESVTTGQGRVLALATATLTGRPVLVTAGADRTVAVWDPATRRPVGEPLTGHSSRVTSVATVELAGRPVAVTGSWDKTVRVWDLADGRQIGEPLTGHTDWVTSVATVLVDGRPAAVSRSRDKTVCLWDLAAMRQIGGARTAHADPNGPMAVTGTGTGTGAGAGAGLPVVAVGQGQTVRCWDLVTGDEAGNEYVLPLAVGALGAAPGGRLVVGFGPEVALLRPAAD
- a CDS encoding PE family protein, with product MRMRSTKFRLGLVISVTLIGAGAMAPVATAAPAAATAQVAPAYAAGDSHPGGGRFDGRAVLDSIKVGNGSVRVGDRVCAGNCNGTVNGTAGGKGGICAGLCNGSANGGTGTTGVPGGTGGTGGKGGICAGSCKGSSNGGTGGTGGNALPGGDGGKGGTGGEGGICFGFGCAVTGGAGGAGGFDDD
- a CDS encoding SpoIIE family protein phosphatase encodes the protein MERVPTSPGERPEETGAFESAYTASATINEEGIVTEWSEGATRLLGYVPSEVVGLPAAHRLADVLSDAARRVPSGQERWSGTVALRHRDGHRMDVALLAHRWTSSGGTTKWFVVSAVGGGGRSPWEEPLKEWAFTQSPCFLAIFDADLRLVRANSGMERTLSLTEAEMRGLRLPEIAPDPVSDETERRMRLALESGEPQYMDSFVHPTGGGADHGWATSVAPLRDPDGRVHALCLAAHDRSGVESVQHQMLLTDEVDNAAAPIGTTLDSVRTAHELADAAVPRFADFAVVDLLEPLPRGDEPSSVPLDGPVTVCRAAARSVLDGTPESQVAVGDTTSYPPLSPPVEALIAGRGAVYGAADPALARWAAEDPGAAWIGEYGAHSIMVVPMRAGGGSLGVAVFSRHRRREPFRPEDLREAGELTARAAAGIRNAYRSGREHTTTMTLQRSLLPHTLPDQAALEIASRYLPAAGEAGVGGDWFDVIPLSGARVALVVGDVVGHGIRATATMGRLRTAVRTLADVDLGPDELLTHLDDLVIHLSADEGDQEAGGETAGGIGTTCLYVVYDPVIRRCTVARAGHPPPAVVTPEGSVYLLDVPAGPPLGLGGLPFETIEVELPEGSILALYTDGLLQPRDHDIDEALDSMFAALVRPADTLDAVCDRVLTTMLTHRPDDDVALLVARTRGLHADQVVVWDLPSDPSVVATARRQTTDQLTAWGLEEAAFVTELLVSELVTNAIRYGQPPIQLRLIHEKNSTLICEVSDASSTAPHMRRARTFDEGGRGLLLVAQLAQRWGTRHAAIGKTIWAEQSLTGF
- a CDS encoding response regulator transcription factor, with the translated sequence MSLTLTAPQTEAQTEATAPALAPREQEALRHIAAGCTYLQTARQMGLSKHTVDAYLRRIRAKLNINTTAEMTRMAISMGL